The segment TCCGGGGAGCCGTCCCCCACCAACTCCACCCCGGACTGGAAAAACTCCGCGTTCCGCCCCGCTTCCCGTTCCTGGGACCGAAAGACACCGGCATGATAGGAGAGTCGGATCGGCAACGGCTCCCCTCCCAGCACAGACGAGACGACACGGGCGATGGGCGCTGTCTGGTCCGGCCGCAGGATCAGAGTTTGGCCCTGACCGTCCAGGAGCTTGAACAGTTTCCGCTCCTCGATGGCACTGGCAGTCCCGACGGTGTCAAAATACTCCAGGGTGGGTGTCATCACTTCCCGGTACCCCCAGGCAGAGAAACGGGCCTCCACCTGCTTTTCCACCCACCTCTTTCCGGAGACGAATGCGGGCGGAAAATCACGTACCCCCATGGGCTTCTCAAACTGGCGCGGCTTGGGCATCCACTTTCCACTCCCACCGATACTTTAGTTTGCTAATGAACTAAAGTATCGCGATAATTTCTTGTTAGTTTAACACCGGGAGAGGTGCCCGTCAATGTCAAATCGTCGCTTCAGCCAACTCGCCAATTCCTCCAGCGCTTTTCCTCTGTATGAGTACCTCTTCCGTTCCCGGGGGCTCATTTGCGACAAGGTTCGGTCATCCCCCCGGGGAACAAAAATCGGATTGAAAGGAAAATCCGGTTCCGGGGTGATGTTTGCGGGATCCACTCTCAATAAGTGTCCCGGGGTTTTTCCGGAGAAGAAAGCCGTTTCCCCGTCCCACAGCACCGCAACCGCCCCTTCAAACCAGGCTTCCCGGCTTTCCCCCTCCAAAAGCTTCATCACTCCCTTGTATCCGATCCGCTGAAACACCCGCTTGCTGAGGATTCCGGGAAACCCGTCATAAGCACTGAAAAAAATACCCGCGTCATCCACCATCACCCGATCATATCCCAAGGCCCGGACTTGTCGGAGCTTCTCTCCCGTCACTTCCTCCACCGAACCGAAATCCGGCTCCGCCAAATCCAGCGGCAAAGGATCCACCCGGATCCCCAAGGGCTCAAGCACCTGTCTCGCTCCCGTCAGTTTTCCTTTATTTTGAGTGGCAAAGGGCAAGATCACCCTGGTTTCCTCCTTTCTCTCTGCCGTTCATTATACTTCCCGCAACGGTGGCGATTGAAGAAGATTCCATAGCCAATCTTTTTTATTCAGGTACAATGAATAGCGAATATAGCATCATCACCGGGCCAAACTGCTGATGTTTCCGGATCCGCTTCACTTCTTGCGATGATTTAATGGAGGTCTGCACGCCTTCCGCGGCAACAGCTCCGGTTTGGAGTGGATCATCCTGGACTCCTCATATAACCGGCGGGGTTTCCTCCACCGGCAGGGAAGGTGACAAAACTTCCTGAAGTTGTGATATGCTACGTGAAGAAGCTGACGAAAGGACTTCAACAACGTGTACTCTTTCATACGCAATCTATTATTCCGAATGGACCCGGAACAAGCCCACGAATGGGCCATTCGCGGTCTCCGGACTGCACAGCACCTTCCCGGCCTGTTATGGGTCTTGGAACGGAAAATGGCCGTCCGGGATCCACGATTGACGGTTCAGTGCAACCAACTCCAGTTTCCCAATCCGGTGGGACTGGCGGCGGGGTTCGATAAAAATGCCGATGTCTACCCGGCGCTGGCGGCTTTGGGCTTCGGGTCCGTGGAAGTGGGGACCCTGACTCCCAAGCCTCAGCCGGGCAATCCCCGCCCCCGGTTGTACCGGCTTCCCGAAGATGAGGCGGTGATCAACCGGATGGGATTCAATAACAGGGGCATCATCCGGGCATCCACATCTTTGGCCACCCTCCCCCGCCCCGTCATCCCCATCGGGATCAATCTGGGGAAGAACCGGAAGACTCCGGGAGAGGAGGCGGCGGGGGATTACCGCACCGGCTTGCGGGCTTTGTACCGGCATGGGGATTACTTTGTCATCAATATCAGTTCCCCCAACACCCAGGGACTCCGGGATTTGCAACAGGCGGACTCCCTTGCGAAACTGTTGTCCATTCTGATCGAGGAACGGGAGGAGTTGCGGGACGAGACGGGGGAGATCCGTCCTCTGTTCGTCAAGCTGGCACCCGACTTGAGCCGGGATGCGTTGTCAGAGGCGGTCCGGATCGGATTGGAACAGGGCATCGACGGCTTAATCGCGGTCAACACCACCTTGGCCCGGGAAGAGCTGAAAAGCCCCCACCGCACGGAGGCTGGCGGCTTGAGCGGACGCCCCCTCCATCACCGGTCCATCCAATGGATCCGACAGATCCATCGAGTGAGTGAAGGGAAGGTCCCCATCATCGGTGTGGGAGGCATCTTTGACGGAAAAGACGCATACCGGACGATCCGGGCGGGAGCCTCACTGGTTCAGGTATATACCGGCATGATTTACCGGGGCCCTTCCATTGCCCGTGCCATCAACCTGGAGTTACTTCAACTTCTGGAACAAGACGGCCTCTCTTCCATCACTGACGCCGTCGGTCTGGATGCCTGAACAACAAAGAGACCGGTCAGCCAAAACTGACCGGTCTCTTTTTCTGTTGCCTCGGTTGCGTCCAAACCAATTCCCTCATGAAAAAATACGTTGATAGAAACAACTTTGCGAAAGGGGAATCAGAGTGAAAAAAGGTGTGGTCATCTGGTTCACCGGTTATCCCAATTCCGGAAAGTCCACCATCAGCAGAAAAGTGAACCAAAGGCTGAAAGCTGCGGGGTATCCCGTGGAGCGGATCGACAGCGACGAGGCCCCCCGATCCCTCACCAAAGACCTGAGCCCGGATTGGCGGACACGCCAATTCCAGAAATGCGCGAATTTGACGTTCATTTCACATATACTCTATAAACACGGAATTATTGTATTGCTCTCTTCCATCGGCCGCTTTCGGGAGTTGCGGGAAAGTGCCCGCCAACAGGTCGGGGATTTTCTGGAGGTTTATCTGAAATGCCCCCTGGAAATCCGGTTGGAACGGGATCACGACCATGGGAAATATGAACGACATGCTGCCACCATCCATTACTATGAAGAGCCTGAAGCACCTGAGTTGATCATCGAGACAGACCGTTGTTCCGCCGATGAAGCCGCCGATGCGGTGATCCGTCTCCTCCACGAGGGAGGGTATATCCAATCCGAAGTATGACTTGTTGCGGAGAGGAGGCTGTTCATGGAGATCCACGAATTTCTGCCCGGACTGTACGGCGGCGGGCGTCTGGACCTGGATCCCCGGTGCTGGTCCTTTATCCGTTCCCACATCGATGTCGTGGTCAACCTGAGAACGGTGCCCGATTCTCCCCCCTTCGATTTTACCGGACGCCGCTTGCTTTGGGTGCCCATCCGGGACAAACAGGCACCCGATCTCTCCTGGATCCGGGACATGGTCCTTCTGCTGGACCGTTGGCTGGATGACGGACATTCCATCTACGTCCATGATACCGGCGGCATCAACCGGCTCGGATTTATGGTGACCGCGATCATGATGAAACGGTGCGGCCTCCCCTTGAACCGGGCACTGGACCAGGCACGCCGGATCAAACCGGACCTTCACCCCAAGCCTTGGTATATGGATCTGCTTCGCCGATTGGATGCCAGTCTGAAAAAGGAGCCGCCACGGGTCGACGGCGTGTTCCGGGTCAAAGCGGATGTGTATCTCAACCCCGAGACCATCCGTTGGTTGGTCAGGGAACATTACGGCCTGACCGTCCGCTCTCTGGAGAAGGTTCGGGGAGTGTACCGGGTGGAGACGGATCGAGGGGATTATGGATTCAAAAAAGCGGATGAACTGCCCGATCTCCCCTTGATCGCCAACTGTCTCCGTCATATCAGGGAAAATGGATTCGAGCGGATCCCGGAACCGGTGGCTGCCATCGACGGGAAGCTGATGGTCGACCACAAGGGGGAACCCTACTTTATGGAAGAATGGCTCGATCTGAAGGAGATCCCCCCATACAGCCTCCCCTACTTCGAAAAAATGGGTGTCGCGCTGGCAGAGTTTCATCGTGCATCCGCCGGACTGGCTCCGCCGGAAACCGCCCCGGGCCGCAATCGGTGGGGCAAACATCCGGCCCTGCTCGCCAAGGCTTCGCAGCGACTGGAAACATGGCGCCGTCGATTCCGAAACTCACCTGCTGATGCCCCCGCCCAACTGGCCTTTCTCTTTACCCGCTGTCAACTGGCACGGCAAACCATCCAGGAGGTTTCCCAGAACACTCTCTTACAAGTTCACCCCGAATCAGCTGTCTGGTGTCACAATGCTCTCCAACACCGCAATATCATGTTGGACCGGCAGGAGCAAATCTGGTTTATCGACTTTGAAACCCTTGCCTACGCAGAGAGGGTCCGGGATCTGGCCCATCTGCTGGAGCATCACGCCGCACCCTACGGTTGGCCCCCATCCGCTGTACGGCAGTTTCTCTCCGCCTATGAATCGGGTGCCGCCGCCCCGCTGAGCCGGGAGGAGTGGCTCCTCCTTCGCGCTCATCTCACCTTTCCCGAACGCCTCTATAAACGAGTGCGGCGCTGTTACGGCCGTCCCCACGCCCGCTCCAAGGACTGGCGCGAATTGCGCAAGTTGTTGCAGCGGGAACAGATGAAGGAGAGTCTGCTGTACCAGCTCGCTCTCCTTACCCCCGGGGGATCACCGGAAGGATGATGGCAGAGGGATGTTCCCGATCGTGGAAGACGGTCTGCTCCGCCACCACCATCTCTGTGCCCTGTCCCAACTCCGCCCCGGTGTTCAGATTGCGGTCATATTTGGGAAAGGCACTGGAGGCCACCTCCACCCGGATCCGGTGCCCCTTTTGAAACAGATGGGAGATATTCCAGCAGTCGATCTCATACTCATACACTTGTCCGGGTTCCAGCAATTCCGGCCGATCCATCCCGTTGCGAAACCGTCCCCGGACCATCCCGTCGGTCAGCCGCTGGGCAAATCTGTTGGGCCACACGTCGAGAAACTTCACCATAAAATCGGTATCCCGGGCGGAACTGGAAGCGAACAGACGCATCCGGATCGGACCTGTCACTTCGAGAGCCTCTTCCAGAGGCGGGGTGGTGTAGACCAGCACATCATCCCGCCGTTCCACGGCGGAATAATCATCGGGACCCCCGATCTGGTTGGAAGTGGGATCGGTGATGAAGGGAACCGGATGAGCCGGGTCGTAGGAGTAACGATCCGACGGTTCCTCCCCGGGCACCTCTGTGGACAGCCGCCCGTCCCCGAACCGGCTGTTGGCCCGCCCGCCGCTGTGAAGATAATAGGGGATCCAGCGGGTCCGCCGCAACGGCCACTCCCGCTCCTGGCGCCATCGGTTTTCCCCCATGACGAAGATGCTGACAGGAGGCTCCTCCGCCACCCCGTTGGCCTCACCCTTCAACCAGCGGTCAAACCAGCGCAATTGGAGACCGTTCAGGTCGATCAGGGATTGAGGTCCGAAATCCAGCTCTCCCAGGCGGGTGGACCGGTTTACCTGATGGGGCCAAGGTCCCATCACCAGCTTTTGGTGCTTGCGGCCGAACTCTGTCTTGGCCCGGGTGGTCATTCCCACATAGTTGAGAGGGGTGCCCACCTGTTCATCATCGTACCAGCCGGAGATGTGCAGCACGGGCAGGTCCAGCTCGTGGAACCGTTCCTGATAAGCGATCCGGCGCCACCAATCGTCCAATCGGGAGTGTTCCACTTCCTCCCGCCACCGGGGCAGGGATTTGCCCGTCTTCTCATCCATCGTCATCAGGGGAAGATGCCAGTACACCGCCTCCCAATCGATCACGTCCACATCCTGCATCACCCGGCCGCTGGTCATATACAACCAACAGAGGTGTTGCGGTCCGGGCACCCCTGTCGGGGTCTCCACAAAGGGATCCGACGGGGTGACAGTGGAGATCATCGCCTTCAGATGGGGAGGCTGTGTCAAGGCGGTCAACCACTGGATCCGGGCGAGGTAGGATCCTCCCATGGTACCCACCGCCCCGTCACACCAGGGCTGGGCCGCAGCCCACTCGATGGAGTCATGGCCGTCTGCCCCCTCGTTGATATAGGGGATGAACTTCCCGTCGGAATCCCCCCGCCCCCGGACATCCATGGAGACGAATCCATATCCCCGGGCGGCAAAATACGGAGCCGTATGGTGGACGAACTCCCCCGCCTTCCCATAGGGAGAGCGGACCACGATCGCCGGAACCGGTTGCTCTGTCTCCGGCAGATACAAGTCGGCGGACAAGGTGACCCCGTCCCGCATCGGCACCCGGACATCCCTTTGCACCCGCACATCCAGCAACGCCTGTTTCTGTTGCAGCATGATTTTCTCCTCCATTTCCATGGCACTCCCTTTTCTTCTTCTGTCCGGAAGCTGATTTCCCTGCCCTCCGAAGCGATGGAACAGCAAAAAAACCGGCACCCGGCCGGGTTGCTGCCTTTTTTTAAGAGATGCAGTTAAATCAGTGTGCCGGAAAACAGATGCCAACTGTTCAGCCAAAACCCGCAGCCGACCTGAACGATCACCACCAGTACACAGTAGAGTGCGCCCCATGAGGACGGTTTGGACTTCATAATCCCGTACAGCAAACAGATACTTAACAACATGCCAAGGATGATCAAGTAAACCCACACCCGGAAATATCCCGGGACCCCGTATACAAACTCCAAGGGATCTATAAACACAAGGGTTGCCAACAGGCCGACCAGGGCGGAGACTCCCATAAGTTGCGCTCCCGCACACAGCCAGATCAGGGATTTGTGTTTCACTTGGCGACGGATGGCGGGAAAAGCCAGACCCAGCAGCTGCATCAGTGTAATCAGGAGGTAGCCAATCAGAATGATCCCTTGCACCGTGATGGTTTCATAGGGAGAGAGTTTGCGAAAACTGTTGGTTCCCAGATACATCTCGTTATTTTTGAAATAGACCAGATTCTCCTTCAGTTCGTCGGCATTGTAAAACAACCCCTCCCCGACAGCTGTGTATGTTCCTTTAGGAAGCACGATATTCCCTTTTCCATCCGTCTTCACATCCAGTTGACTCATCAGTCCGTAAATTTTTTGGAAGGAATCCGTGGAGAACATATAAGGTCGATAAGCTCCTGCATATTTCCCCGCCTGTTGAGGGGAAACATCACCGGCAGACGATGCCCCACCCTCCCCCCCGATTGAATAATGCTCCAGTATAAGCTCTGTCAACTTTTCCATGAGATGGGGTGAATTACTGTTATACGCAATGAAAAATGCCAACTTTCGCTCAGGTGCCAACACGAGTCTGACGATGGTTCCGGGACTTGCACCGTCATGGTACAGCATACGCTGTCCACCGATCACCATCTCGTTAAAACCGTAGGCTCTTCCCCGCATGAGCGGATGATGGGAGACGTGCCGCTCATGCATCAGGGCGAGAGTTTCCGGCTGCAAGACGGGGTTTTCCCGGTTCAAATGGGTTGCGGCAAATTTGATGGCATCGGCTGCAGTGATCAGAATGTCACCGGCTGGCGGCATATTTGTCAAGTAATCATCGGTGTAGGGTTTCGATCCATGGTAACGGGTGGTGATTCGGCTCCGGATCGGTTTCGGTGGCGGTTGGAGAAAGGAGGTTTGCTTCATCTCCAACACATCCAGAATGTTTGACTGCACATATTCGGCGAAGGATTTTCCCGTCACCGTTTCCACCATTCTCCCAAGCAGCGCCATCCCGTCACTGGAATAAATGATGGTTTCCCCCGGGGGTTTCAGGGCGTACAGATCGGTCCCTTTTTGCAAGTAATCAGACAAGGTCATCAGGGTCCGCTCGTCC is part of the Kroppenstedtia eburnea genome and harbors:
- a CDS encoding non-canonical purine NTP pyrophosphatase, which gives rise to MILPFATQNKGKLTGARQVLEPLGIRVDPLPLDLAEPDFGSVEEVTGEKLRQVRALGYDRVMVDDAGIFFSAYDGFPGILSKRVFQRIGYKGVMKLLEGESREAWFEGAVAVLWDGETAFFSGKTPGHLLRVDPANITPEPDFPFNPIFVPRGDDRTLSQMSPRERKRYSYRGKALEELASWLKRRFDIDGHLSRC
- a CDS encoding quinone-dependent dihydroorotate dehydrogenase — translated: MYSFIRNLLFRMDPEQAHEWAIRGLRTAQHLPGLLWVLERKMAVRDPRLTVQCNQLQFPNPVGLAAGFDKNADVYPALAALGFGSVEVGTLTPKPQPGNPRPRLYRLPEDEAVINRMGFNNRGIIRASTSLATLPRPVIPIGINLGKNRKTPGEEAAGDYRTGLRALYRHGDYFVINISSPNTQGLRDLQQADSLAKLLSILIEEREELRDETGEIRPLFVKLAPDLSRDALSEAVRIGLEQGIDGLIAVNTTLAREELKSPHRTEAGGLSGRPLHHRSIQWIRQIHRVSEGKVPIIGVGGIFDGKDAYRTIRAGASLVQVYTGMIYRGPSIARAINLELLQLLEQDGLSSITDAVGLDA
- a CDS encoding adenylyl-sulfate kinase codes for the protein MKKGVVIWFTGYPNSGKSTISRKVNQRLKAAGYPVERIDSDEAPRSLTKDLSPDWRTRQFQKCANLTFISHILYKHGIIVLLSSIGRFRELRESARQQVGDFLEVYLKCPLEIRLERDHDHGKYERHAATIHYYEEPEAPELIIETDRCSADEAADAVIRLLHEGGYIQSEV
- a CDS encoding phosphotransferase, which codes for MEIHEFLPGLYGGGRLDLDPRCWSFIRSHIDVVVNLRTVPDSPPFDFTGRRLLWVPIRDKQAPDLSWIRDMVLLLDRWLDDGHSIYVHDTGGINRLGFMVTAIMMKRCGLPLNRALDQARRIKPDLHPKPWYMDLLRRLDASLKKEPPRVDGVFRVKADVYLNPETIRWLVREHYGLTVRSLEKVRGVYRVETDRGDYGFKKADELPDLPLIANCLRHIRENGFERIPEPVAAIDGKLMVDHKGEPYFMEEWLDLKEIPPYSLPYFEKMGVALAEFHRASAGLAPPETAPGRNRWGKHPALLAKASQRLETWRRRFRNSPADAPAQLAFLFTRCQLARQTIQEVSQNTLLQVHPESAVWCHNALQHRNIMLDRQEQIWFIDFETLAYAERVRDLAHLLEHHAAPYGWPPSAVRQFLSAYESGAAAPLSREEWLLLRAHLTFPERLYKRVRRCYGRPHARSKDWRELRKLLQREQMKESLLYQLALLTPGGSPEG
- a CDS encoding CocE/NonD family hydrolase is translated as MEEKIMLQQKQALLDVRVQRDVRVPMRDGVTLSADLYLPETEQPVPAIVVRSPYGKAGEFVHHTAPYFAARGYGFVSMDVRGRGDSDGKFIPYINEGADGHDSIEWAAAQPWCDGAVGTMGGSYLARIQWLTALTQPPHLKAMISTVTPSDPFVETPTGVPGPQHLCWLYMTSGRVMQDVDVIDWEAVYWHLPLMTMDEKTGKSLPRWREEVEHSRLDDWWRRIAYQERFHELDLPVLHISGWYDDEQVGTPLNYVGMTTRAKTEFGRKHQKLVMGPWPHQVNRSTRLGELDFGPQSLIDLNGLQLRWFDRWLKGEANGVAEEPPVSIFVMGENRWRQEREWPLRRTRWIPYYLHSGGRANSRFGDGRLSTEVPGEEPSDRYSYDPAHPVPFITDPTSNQIGGPDDYSAVERRDDVLVYTTPPLEEALEVTGPIRMRLFASSSARDTDFMVKFLDVWPNRFAQRLTDGMVRGRFRNGMDRPELLEPGQVYEYEIDCWNISHLFQKGHRIRVEVASSAFPKYDRNLNTGAELGQGTEMVVAEQTVFHDREHPSAIILPVIPRG
- a CDS encoding serine hydrolase domain-containing protein; translation: MMRMAAVILVFSMGITLFTAVPGKVTAQSDQGLEAVLEPVIEKQMRSAEIAGLAVQVMKDQQTVFAKGWGVADRQTGRPVSTESTLFHGGSLSKVFTATAVMQLLEQNKIRLEDPIVRYVKEVKGKVDPGVTIHHLLTHTGGLAHNNVNTAARDERTLMTLSDYLQKGTDLYALKPPGETIIYSSDGMALLGRMVETVTGKSFAEYVQSNILDVLEMKQTSFLQPPPKPIRSRITTRYHGSKPYTDDYLTNMPPAGDILITAADAIKFAATHLNRENPVLQPETLALMHERHVSHHPLMRGRAYGFNEMVIGGQRMLYHDGASPGTIVRLVLAPERKLAFFIAYNSNSPHLMEKLTELILEHYSIGGEGGASSAGDVSPQQAGKYAGAYRPYMFSTDSFQKIYGLMSQLDVKTDGKGNIVLPKGTYTAVGEGLFYNADELKENLVYFKNNEMYLGTNSFRKLSPYETITVQGIILIGYLLITLMQLLGLAFPAIRRQVKHKSLIWLCAGAQLMGVSALVGLLATLVFIDPLEFVYGVPGYFRVWVYLIILGMLLSICLLYGIMKSKPSSWGALYCVLVVIVQVGCGFWLNSWHLFSGTLI